The following proteins are co-located in the Triticum aestivum cultivar Chinese Spring chromosome 1A, IWGSC CS RefSeq v2.1, whole genome shotgun sequence genome:
- the LOC123062611 gene encoding uncharacterized protein, translating to MGIHPGLRRQLVAKQQESPDCRRSTIDGHTTALILLITVVVDNAFGARSAVQWHSFCQGPMTGTSPAGGINGLMSTYYYYVADHARYDRDCAAKFTGAQGGEADPTVGGHACTAKGRGVRHRSRGLSSGYPKSMSNSCRTRGALKVLCSTPIVWKSAAGGAGSSSCAKI from the exons ATGGGGATTCACCCCGGGCTGCGGCGGCAGCTAGTAGCAAAGCAGCAGGAGTCACCGGACTGCCGCCGGTCAACCATCGACGGCCACACTACCGCCCTAATCTTGCTTATCACCGTCGTGGTCGACAACGCTTTCGGCGCCAGGAGCGCCGTCCAATGGCACAGCTTCTGCCAG GGGCCGATGACTGGCACGTCGCCGGCGGGCGGTATCAATGGCTTGATGTCCACGTACTACTATTATGTGGCTGATCACGCACGCTATGACCGAGACTGCGCTGCAAAGTTCACCGGCGCCCAGGGAGGCGAGGCCGATCCGACCGTGGGCGGCCACGCTTGCACCGCCAAGGGACGTGGTGTCCGCCACAGAAGTCGGGGGCTGTCCTCCGGGTATCCTAAGAGCATGTCCAACAGCTGCCGAACGCGCGGCGCGCTAAAAGTACTTTGCAGCACACCCATCGTCTGGAAAAGCGCGGCGGGcggcgctggctccagcagctgcGCTAAAATTTAG